From one Thunnus maccoyii chromosome 6, fThuMac1.1, whole genome shotgun sequence genomic stretch:
- the LOC121898625 gene encoding sodium- and chloride-dependent GABA transporter 2-like: MGQRSIYLHLLQPDEPPIPVAQEDTPTCMECFSFTCRDNLLPSLTNTERNSQLLTTGYFSNSPPKPQGKCSHGGILDRSRYMGAKGGINKDSNSPVFSPHHYLHVEAATLANEATLTVLRDLRDTVGNKTFLKLFSVKQVPALVFVIDTTGSMFEEITAARLRAYSIIQRRANSPGQPGTFLLVPFHDPEVGPVFETEDPNQFMQHLQNLMALGGGDEPEMCLSAIQLALIHSPPLSEIFVFTDASPKDAHLFDAVKALVLEKQSKVTFLLTDDATYMAERRRRGRKRRKRRRREALSPDRFSLYSSLSSLSGGLTVFTTNSDIQDVSTIQAKVEERGHWDSKVEFLLAVAGNVVGLGNVWRFPYLCYKNGGGAFLVPYLVFVVTCGVPLFLLETTMGQYTQEGGITCWRKLCPLAEGIGYGGQLILLYSCMTYIIILSWALLYLVFSFSSQLPWSSCNNYWNTEHCVDFSTRNNTFEWTNHTDTTSAATEFWEHRVLGISGGIEEIGNIRWEMLLCLITMWVTCYFCVWKGVKSTGKVVYFTATFPYVMLLILLIRGLSLPGALQGVVFYLLPEPSRLTDPQVWMEAGAQIFFSYSVGVGSLTVLGSYNTYNNNCYKDCLWLCLLNSGTSVVAGFAVFSVLGFMAHEQGVPIAEVAESGPGLAFIAYPQAVAMMPLPQLWSICFFVMLILLGLDTQFVAMEVVMTSIIDMFPTVMRRAGRREYSLLLFCLTCFFSQLVMITEGGMYVFQLFDYYACNGACILFLCVFETLALGWIFGAERIYGIIEDMTGVHANLFFKICWLYLTPLVSLGSFICSLVEYQPLTFNRWYVYPAWAYVLGWVLALSSILLVPGWALYKLSTGTGTLSQRFHHLCQPNMDFSLTRKREAELQHIREEDLERFATS, encoded by the exons ATGGGCCAGCGCTCCATATACCTGCACCTGCTGCAGCCAGACGAGCCTCCCATCCCTGTAGCTCAAg AAGACACTCCTACCTGTATGGAGTGCTTCAGCTTCACCTGCCGAGACAACCTCCTGCCAAGtctgacaaacacagagagaaactccCAGCTGCTCACCACTGGCTACTTCAGCAATTCTCCTCCAAAACCTCAGG GCAAATGTAGTCATGGAGGTATTCTGGACAGAAGCCGCTATATGGGGGCCAAAGGGGGCATCAACAAGGACAGCAACTCACCTGTCTTCTCCCCTCACCATTACCTCCATGTGGAAGCTGCCACTCTGGCTAATGAGGCCACCCTGACTGTACTGAGAGACCTCAGAGACACAGTGGGCAACAAAACCTTCCTCAA ACTTTTCAGTGTGAAGCAGGTCCCTGCATTGGTATTTGTCATTGACACCACGGGCAGCATGTTTGAGGAGATCACCGCGGCTCGCCTTCGGGCCTACTCCATCATCCAGAGGCGAGCCAACAGCCCTGGTCAACCTGGCACCTTTCTGCTTGTGCCCTTCCATGACCCAG AGGTGGGACCAGTGTTTGAGACCGAAGACCCAAACCAGTTCATGCAGCACCTGCAGAACCTGATGGCGctgggaggaggagatgaacCAGAGATGTGCCTCTCTGCCATTCAG CTGGCACTCATTCACAGTCCACCACTGTCAGAGATCTTTGTATTCACTGATGCTTCCCCTAAAGATGCCCACTTGTTTGATGCGGTGAAGGCCCTCGTACTTGAGAAACAGAGCAAG GTGACATTTCTCCTAACTGATGACGCCACCTACATggcagagaggagaaggagggggaggaagaggagaaagaggaggaggagggaagctTTGTCTCCTGATCGTTTCTCTCTCTACTCTTCCCTGTCTTCCCTATCAGGAGGACTGACGGTATTCACCACCAACTCTGACATCCAAGATGTCTCTACCATA CAAGCcaaggtggaggagagaggacactGGGACAGTAAGGTGGAGTTCCTCCTGGCTGTAGCGGGAAATGTTGTCGGCCTGGGCAATGTGTGGAGGTTTCCATACCTGTGCTACAAAAACGGAGGGG GTGCATTCCTGGTGCCATATCTGGTATTTGTGGTGACCTGTGGTGTACCCCTATTCCTGCTGGAGACCACCATGGGCCAGTACACCCAGGAGGGGGGCATCACCTGCTGGAGGAAGTTATGCCCACTGGCAGAAG GTATCGGCTATGGCGGGCAGCTGATCCTCCTCTACAGCTGCATGACCTACATCATTATTCTGTCCTGGGCTTTGCTCTACCTGGTGTTCTCCTTCAGCTCACAGCTCCCCTGGTCCAGTTGCAACAACTACTGGAACACAG AACACTGTGTAGACTTTTCAACAAGAAATAACACCTTTGAATGGACcaaccacacagacacaaccTCTGCTGCCACAGAGTTCTGGGA ACATCGGGTGCTAGGTATCTCAGGGGGGATTGAGGAGATAGGCAACATCAGGTGGGAGATGCTGTTGTGCCTTATCACTATGTGGGTCACCTGCTACTTTTGTGTCTGGAAAGGGGTCAAGTCTACAGGAAAG GTGGTGTATTTCACTGCTACCTTTCCCTATGTGATGTTATTAATTCTTTTGATTCGTGGACTCTCTCTTCCTGGGGCTCTACAAGGAGTGGTGTTTTATCTTCTGCCCGAACCCTCACGACTCACAGACCCTCAG GTGTGGATGGAGGCTGGGGCTCAGATCTTCTTCTCCTACAGCGTGGGTGTGGGCTCCTTAACTGTACTCGGCAGCTACAACACTTACAACAACAACTGCTATAA AGACTGTCTGTGGCTGTGTTTATTGAACAGTGGCACCAGTGTTGTAGCTGGCTTTGCTGTCTTCTCTGTGCTGGGATTCATGGCTCATGAGCAGGGCGTTCCCATTGCAGAAGTGGCCGAGTCAG GTCCAGGCCTGGCGTTCATTGCATACCCTCAGGCTGTAGCCATGATGCCCCTGCCTCAACTGTGGTCCATCTGTTTCTTTGTCATGCTCATTCTCTTGGGCCTGGACACACAA TTTGTCGCAATGGAAGTGGTGATGACATCCATCATAGATATGTTTCCCACAGTGATGCGCAGGGCAGGCAGACGAGAAtactctctcctccttttctgcCTCACATGCTTCTTCTCTCAGCTTGTCATGATCACTGAG GGAGGGATGTATGTGTTCCAGTTGTTTGACTACTACGCTTGTAATGGCGCCTGcatcctctttctctgtgtgtttgaaacCCTGGCGCTGGGATGGATATTTG GGGCAGAGCGGATATATGGCATCATAGAGGACATGACAGGTGTGCACGCCAATTTGTTCTTTAAAATCTGCTGGCTCTACCTCACTCCACTGGTCTCACTG ggCTCATTTATATGTTCTCTTGTGGAGTACCAGCCTTTGACATTTAATCGCTGGTATGTGTACCCGGCCTGGGCATACGTGTTGGGTTGGGTGCTGGCCCTCTCCTCCATCCTGCTGGTGCCAGGATGGGCGCTTTATAAGCTGAGCACTGGAACCGGCACCCTCAGTCAG CGTTTCCATCACCTGTGCCAGCCCAACATGGACTTCTCATTGACCCGAAAGAGGGAGGCTGAACTGCAGCACATCAGAGAGGAAGACCTGGAACGCTTTGCCACTAGTTGA